A stretch of Gossypium hirsutum isolate 1008001.06 chromosome A06, Gossypium_hirsutum_v2.1, whole genome shotgun sequence DNA encodes these proteins:
- the LOC107938126 gene encoding gibberellin-regulated protein 11, whose amino-acid sequence MAISNTLLATLLISLLLLIGFVESSSDPMVIANMVEQSFTDDKIDCDEACKERCKLSSRPNLCKRACGTCCDRCNCVPPGTSGNYDVCPCYRDMTTHGGKHKCP is encoded by the exons ATGGCCATCTCCAATACTCTTTTGGCTACCCTTCTTATTTCTCTTTTGCTGTTAATTGGCTTTGTTGAGTCATCGTCTGATCCAATG GTGATCGCCAACATGGTGGAACAGTCTTTCACCGACGACAAAATAG ATTGTGACGAAGCTTGTAAGGAGAGGTGCAAGTTATCGTCGAGGCCGAACCTTTGCAAGAGAGCTTGCGGGACATGCTGTGACCGATGCAATTGCGTGCCGCCGGGCACCTCCGGTAACTATGATGTGTGCCCGTGCTACCGTGACATGACCACCCATGGCGGCAAACATAAATGCCCTTAG
- the LOC107938106 gene encoding AP-2 complex subunit sigma, which yields MIRFVLLQNRQGKTRLAKYYVPLEDSEKHKVEYEVHRLVVNRDPKFTNFVEFRTHKVIYRRYAGLFFSLCVDITDNELAYLECIHLFVEILDHFFSNVCELDLVFNFHKVYLILDEFILAGELQETSKKAIIERMGELEKLE from the exons ATG ATCCGATTCGTTTTGTTGCAAAACAGGCAAGGCAAGACTCGTTTAGCCAAATACTATGTTCCCCTCGAAGATTCCGAGAAACACAAGGTCGAATACGAG GTTCATCGATTGGTGGTTAATAGAGATCCAAAATTTACCAATTTCGTTGAG TTTCGTACGCATAAGGTAATTTACAGGCGGTATGCCGGATTGTTCTTCTCCTTGTGTGTTGACATAACCGATAACGAGTTGGCATACTTGGAATGCATCCATTTATTTGTGGAGATATTGGATCATTTCTTCAGCAATGTTTGTGAGCTTGACTTGGTTTTCAATTTTCACAAG GTCTATCTGATACTCGATGAATTCATTCTTGCTGGAGAGCTTCAAGAAACAAGCAAAAAG GCTATAATAGAGAGAATGGGAGAGCTGGAGAAGCTAGAGTAA
- the LOC107938100 gene encoding hexokinase-2, chloroplastic, whose product MSVTAIATATSSAIGSFRTRRSTNGVSRFKMSIRSSFVSMAAAPMLTKLQQDCATPLPVLRNVASSMSDDIRAGLAVDGGSDLKMILSYVDSLPTGDEKGLFYALDLGGTNFRVLRVELGGKDKRVIAIESDQVSIPQELMSATSEELFDFIASALANFANKGGNFPGKKGEIGFTFSFPVKQTSIDSGILIKWTKGFAVSGTAGKDVVACLNEAMDRKGIDMRVSALVNDTVATLAGARYWDDDVMVAVILGTGTNACYVERMDCIPKLQGEFSPSGRTIVNLEWGAFSKGLPLTVFDRDMDAASINPGEQIFEKTISGMYLGEIARRALLHMAEEGSLFGKSVPEKLSMPFVLGTPDLSTMQQDGTEDLHTVGSVLYNVAGVESDLSSRKIVLEVCDTIVKRAARLAGAGIVGILQKIEEDTEDAIFGKRTVVAMDGGLYERYPQYRRYLKEAVAELLGPETSQNIVIEHSKDGSGIGAALLAATNSKYGRNL is encoded by the exons ATGTCGGTCACTGCAATAGCAACTGCAACATCGTCAGCCATTGGATCGTTCCGTACCAGGCGATCCACGAACGGGGTATCTCGGTTCAAGATGTCCATCCGATCTAGCTTCGTTTCAATGGCTGCGGCTCCCATGTTAACCAAGCTACAGCAAGACTGCGCCACTCCTTTGCCGGTTCTTCGCAACGTGGCCTCCTCCATGTCTGATGATATCCGTGCAGGCCTTGCCGTTGATGGCGGCAGCGATCTCAAGATGATCCTCAGCTACGTCGATAGTTTGCCTACTGG ggatgaAAAAGGATTGTTTTACGCACTGGATCTGGGAGGAACAAATTTTCGTGTTTTGAGGGTTGAATTAGGTGGGAAAGATAAGCGTGTGATCGCCATTGAATCCGACCAAGTTTCAATCCCACAAGAACTCATGTCTGCTACATCTGAG GAGCTGTTTGATTTTATTGCTTCAGCTTTGGCAAATTTTGCTAATAAAGGTGGAAACTTTCCTGGAAAAAAAGGTGAAATTGGGTTCACTTTTTCATTCCCAGTGAAGCAAACATCCATTGATTCTGGAATATTGATTAAGTGGACCAAAGGTTTTGCTGTCTCTGGAACG GCTGGAAAAGATGTTGTTGCTTGTCTGAATGAAGCTATGGATCGGAAAGGGATAGATATGAGAGTGTCTGCCTTG GTGAATGATACGGTAGCTACTTTGGCCGGAGCTCGATATTGGGATGATGATGTTATGGTTGCTGTTATTTTGGGTACTGGAACGAATGCTTGCTATGTGGAACGGATGGATTGCATTCCTAAATTGCAAGGCGAGTTTTCCCCTTCCGGAAGAACA ATTGTGAACCTTGAGTGGGGAGCATTCTCAAAAGGCCTTCCTTTAACAGTGTTCGATAGAGATATGGATGCTGCTAGTATCAATCCCGGAGAGCAG ATATTTGAGAAGACAATCTCTGGAATGTACCTTGGTGAAATTGCACGAAGAGCTCTGCTGCATATGGCTGAAGAAGGTTCTCTGTTTGGGAAATCCGTGCCAGAAAAACTGTCTATGCCTTTTGTACTCGG AACCCCGGATTTATCTACAATGCAGCAAGACGGCACAGAAGATCTGCACACCGTTGGATCAGTCCTATACAACGTAGCCGGG GTCGAGTCCGACCTAAGTTCAAGGAAGATTGTCCTAGAGGTATGCGACACAATCGTGAAGCGAGCTGCACGATTAGCCGGCGCAGGGATAGTGGGGATTCTTCAAAAGATAGAGGAAGATACAGAAGATGCCATCTTCGGAAAACGAACGGTAGTGGCAATGGACGGAGGCTTGTATGAGCGGTACCCTCAGTATAGAAGGTACTTAAAAGAGGCCGTAGCCGAGCTTCTTGGACCGGAAACATCCCAAAACATTGTGATAGAGCACTCCAAGGACGGATCAGGGATTGGGGCTGCTCTCTTGGCCGCTACAAACTCCAAGTATGGTCGAAATCTTTAG
- the LOC107938129 gene encoding WEB family protein At1g75720, with product MEGEGGVMMIKRAEIDTRAPFRSIKEAVALFGEKVLASEVYATKLKEMRGEASGNVNSKLGTVAAELEETKNNLEKAREESTAMANHLTSLKEELERTKRELQKMKDRETEKLMMEFEIEDVKIVPDTTKFEVEKTRMSNERGPELQKKRYVTFANPPSLAQVMVPQGVEKLERHPSLRRKKKPLIPLIGGIFSRKKGNPEIASSP from the exons atggaaGGTGAAGGTGGAGTTATGATGATTAAAAGGGCTGAGATAGATACTAGGGCACCATTCAGGTCGATTAAAGAAGCTGTTGCCTTGTTCGGTGAGAAAGTTTTGGCAAGTGAAGTTTATGCCACCAAGCTCAAGGAG ATGCGTGGTGAAGCAAGTGGAAATGTTAATTCCAAGCTCGGAACCGTGGCAGCCGAGCTGGAGGAAACGAAAAATAACCTCGAAAAGGCTCGAGAAGAGAGTACAGCAATGGCGAATCATCTCACTTCTCTCAAAGAAGAGCTCGAAAGAACGAAGCGAGAACTACAAAAGATGAAGGATCGAGAAACCGAGAAACTAATGATGGAGTTTGAGATCGAAGACGTCAAGATTGTACCGGACACGACTAAATTCGAAGTCGAGAAAACACGGATGTCGAACGAGCGAGGACCGGAGCTTCAAAAGAAACGATACGTGACGTTCGCGAATCCGCCGTCCTTGGCTCAAGTTATGGTCCCACAAGGTGTGGAGAAATTAGAGAGACACCCTTCattaagaagaaagaagaaaccaTTGATTCCATTGATTGGAGGGATATTTTCCAGGAAAAAAGGAAACCCAGAAATTGCATCAAGTCCTTGA